From a single Couchioplanes caeruleus genomic region:
- the secF gene encoding protein translocase subunit SecF: MAMSLGERLYRGEANLNIVGRRKTWFAVAAALVLLAIGSFAVRQFHLGIEFSGGTQFELPAQVGSTTAARNAVVKAVNSAGVGEEANVTAAQQVGSGDSRTYSVRTAALSQEEANSVKDAIAKDLGVPSEKINDNRVSAAWGGQVTQQALLGLGIFLVLVLGYLIVRFEWRMAVAAVTSLLLDLVLTAGVYSLVGFEVTPSTVIGFLTILGFSLYDVVVVFDKVQENTRGITAGSSQTYSEATNLAVNQTLMRSINTGLVALLPVGGLLFIGAGLLGAGTLKDLGLVLFVGMGLGVLSSIMFAAPMLSALKDQEPRIKSHNARVLARRSSARSGDVARGDRSRAGAGAGAGAAQSGTDEVPALAGSTPSATPRPGARPAGKRNRGGGAGNRPSGGQKRR; this comes from the coding sequence ATGGCCATGAGCCTTGGTGAACGCCTCTACCGGGGCGAGGCCAACCTCAACATCGTCGGCCGCCGCAAGACGTGGTTCGCGGTCGCCGCGGCGCTCGTCCTGCTCGCGATCGGCAGTTTCGCCGTCCGCCAGTTCCACCTGGGCATCGAGTTCTCCGGCGGCACCCAGTTCGAGCTGCCGGCGCAGGTCGGCAGCACCACCGCCGCGCGCAACGCCGTCGTCAAAGCCGTGAACAGCGCCGGCGTCGGCGAGGAAGCGAACGTCACCGCGGCACAGCAGGTCGGCAGCGGCGACAGCCGGACGTACTCGGTGCGGACCGCGGCGCTGTCGCAGGAAGAGGCCAACTCGGTCAAGGACGCCATCGCCAAGGACCTGGGCGTGCCGTCCGAGAAGATCAACGACAACCGGGTGTCGGCGGCGTGGGGTGGCCAGGTCACCCAGCAGGCGCTGCTCGGCCTCGGCATCTTCCTGGTGCTGGTGCTCGGCTACCTGATCGTCCGGTTCGAATGGCGGATGGCGGTCGCGGCGGTGACGTCGCTGCTGCTCGACCTCGTGCTGACGGCGGGCGTGTACTCGCTGGTCGGCTTCGAGGTCACCCCGTCGACGGTGATCGGCTTCCTGACGATCCTCGGCTTCTCCCTGTACGACGTCGTCGTGGTGTTCGACAAGGTGCAGGAGAACACCCGGGGCATCACCGCGGGCAGTTCGCAGACGTACAGCGAGGCCACCAACCTGGCGGTCAACCAGACCCTGATGCGCTCGATCAACACCGGCCTGGTGGCGCTGCTGCCGGTCGGCGGCCTGCTCTTCATCGGCGCCGGCCTGCTCGGCGCGGGCACCCTGAAGGACCTCGGCCTGGTGCTCTTCGTCGGCATGGGCCTCGGCGTGCTCTCCTCGATCATGTTCGCGGCGCCCATGCTGTCCGCGCTCAAGGACCAGGAACCGCGCATCAAGTCCCACAACGCCCGCGTCCTGGCCCGCCGCTCGTCGGCCCGCTCCGGCGACGTGGCCCGCGGCGACCGGTCCCGTGCGGGCGCCGGTGCGGGTGCGGGTGCGGCCCAGTCCGGCACGGACGAGGTCCCGGCGCTGGCCGGCTCCACCCCGTCGGCGACGCCCCGCCCGGGCGCCCGGCCCGCGGGCAAGCGCAACCGCGGCGGCGGCGCGGGCAACCGGCCGAGCGGCGGTCAGAAGCGCCGCTGA